The following are encoded in a window of Procambarus clarkii isolate CNS0578487 chromosome 33, FALCON_Pclarkii_2.0, whole genome shotgun sequence genomic DNA:
- the LOC138370844 gene encoding A-kinase anchor protein 5-like — protein MTPASLATTTIRSAGARINTTVADQINTAVADQINTAVVDQINTAAADQINTAVADQINTAVADQINTAVVDQINTAVVDQINTAVADQINTAVADQINTAVADQINTAVADQINTAVADQINTTVADQINTTVADQINTTVADQINTAVADQINTAVADQINTTVADQISTTVTDQINTAAADQINTAVTDQINTAVADQINTAVADQINTTVADQINTTVAGRVYTSSMIEEGYYSFSHHNFSFIPLVNNAVNTLTDGSVGNGFEK, from the exons ATGACACCAGCCTCCctggcaacaacaacaatcaGGAGTGCGGGTGCTCGA ATCAATACAACTGTTGCTGATCAGATCAATACAGCTGTTGCTGATCAGATCAATACAGCTGTTGTTGATCAGATCAATACAGCTGCTGCTGATCAGATCAATACAGCTGTTGCTGATCAGATCAATACAGCTGTTGCTGATCAGATCAATACAGCTGTTGTTGATCAGATCAATACAGCTGTTGTTGATCAGATCAATACAGCTGTTGCTGATCAGATCAATACAGCTGTTGCTGATCAGATCAATACAGCTGTTGCTGATCAGATCAATACAGCTGTTGCTGATCAGATCAATACAGCTGTTGCTGATCAGATCAATACAACTGTTGCTGATCAGATCAATACAACTGTTGCTGATCAGATCAATACAACTGTTGCTGATCAGATCAATACAGCTGTTGCTGATCAGATCAATACAGCTGTTGCTGATCAGATCAATACAACTGTTGCTGATCAGATCAGTACAACTGTTACTGATCAGATCAATACAGCTGCTGCTGATCAGATCAATACAGCTGTTACTGATCAGATCAATACAGCTGTTGCTGATCAGATCAATACAGCTGTTGCTGATCAGATCAATACAACTGTTGCTGATCAGATCAATACAACTGTTGCTGGGAGAGTGTATACAAGTTCGATGATAGAGGAAGGTTATTACTCCTTCAGTCATCACAACTTCTCATTCATACCACTGGTTAACAACGCGGTCAATACTCTAACAGATGGCTCAgtggg GAATGGTTTTGAGAAATAA